The Agromyces marinus genome window below encodes:
- a CDS encoding ATP-dependent DNA helicase RecG, with the protein MTVDRVAEGGPNLDSKLSGVLGGRTAQALQRAFGYSVVGDLLAHYPRRYAARGELTALASLPLEENVTIVAEVLEVRERTMRSRRGSILEAKISDGTGVLTLTFFNQAWRARELKPGVRGMFAGKVSDYRGARQLAHPDYQVFDESAPATTGADAAAVRWATAPIPIYPATGSLSSWQLQTAVGLVLDGVGGVPDPLPEGVRRAHGLLAHADALERVHRPERDDDWKAARRTLRFTEAFVLQTALLERRAAARAHEAVARIPRPGGLLDRFEASLPFELTDDQREVGGEILADIAAAVPMNRLVQGEVGSGKTVVALRAMLAVAESGGQAALLAPTEVLAAQHLRSIARMLGPGLAAEVMPTLVTGQMPAADRRRAALRVAAGQARIVVGTHALLGDTTSFADLGLVVVDEQHRFGVEQREALRLKGRHPHVLVLTATPIPRTVAMTVFGDLDVSTIRQLPAGRAGIETHLVPLAERPTWRARVWERLAEELAQGRQGFVVCPAIEAKLVEDDGGADAAPDAGGPVASVASVLAELTALPALSGARIAPLHGRMAADEKDEVMRAFAAGDLDVLVATTVIEVGVDVPNASTMVVVDADRFGVSQLHQLRGRVGRGSVPGLCLLVSAAEPGTVARERLEAVAATGDGFELARVDLELRQEGDVLGAMQSGGRSSLKLLRVARDGEVIADAREAAAGLLADDPKLAAHPALADAVRRRLDDETSEFLSRG; encoded by the coding sequence ATGACCGTCGACCGTGTGGCCGAGGGCGGGCCGAACCTCGACAGCAAGCTCTCGGGCGTCCTGGGCGGGCGCACCGCGCAGGCGCTCCAGCGCGCGTTCGGGTACTCCGTCGTCGGCGACCTGCTCGCGCACTACCCGCGCCGGTACGCCGCCCGCGGCGAGCTGACGGCCCTCGCGTCGCTCCCGCTGGAGGAGAACGTGACGATCGTCGCCGAGGTGCTCGAGGTGCGCGAGCGCACGATGCGGTCGCGCCGGGGCTCGATCCTCGAGGCGAAGATCTCGGACGGCACGGGCGTGCTCACCCTCACGTTCTTCAACCAGGCGTGGCGGGCGCGAGAGCTCAAGCCCGGGGTGCGCGGCATGTTCGCGGGGAAGGTCTCCGACTACCGGGGGGCGCGCCAGCTCGCCCACCCCGACTACCAGGTCTTCGACGAGTCCGCGCCCGCGACCACGGGAGCGGATGCCGCGGCCGTGCGGTGGGCGACGGCGCCGATCCCGATCTACCCGGCCACCGGGTCGCTCTCGAGCTGGCAGCTGCAGACCGCCGTCGGGCTGGTCCTCGACGGGGTGGGCGGCGTGCCCGACCCGCTTCCCGAGGGCGTGCGCCGGGCGCACGGCCTGCTCGCCCACGCCGACGCGCTCGAACGCGTGCACCGGCCGGAGCGCGACGACGACTGGAAGGCCGCGCGCCGCACCCTGCGGTTCACCGAGGCGTTCGTGCTGCAGACCGCGCTCCTCGAGCGCCGGGCCGCCGCGCGTGCGCACGAGGCCGTGGCGCGGATCCCCCGCCCCGGCGGCCTGCTCGACCGGTTCGAGGCGTCGCTGCCGTTCGAGCTGACCGACGACCAGCGCGAGGTCGGCGGCGAGATCCTCGCCGACATCGCGGCGGCCGTGCCGATGAACCGGCTCGTACAGGGCGAGGTCGGCTCGGGCAAGACCGTCGTGGCGCTGCGCGCTATGCTCGCCGTCGCCGAGTCCGGCGGCCAGGCCGCGCTGCTCGCCCCGACCGAGGTGCTCGCCGCGCAGCACCTGCGTTCCATCGCGCGCATGCTGGGCCCCGGACTCGCGGCCGAGGTCATGCCGACGCTCGTGACCGGGCAGATGCCTGCGGCAGACCGCCGGAGGGCGGCGCTCCGGGTCGCGGCGGGCCAGGCGCGCATCGTCGTGGGCACGCACGCGCTGCTCGGCGACACCACCAGCTTCGCCGACCTCGGCCTCGTCGTCGTCGACGAGCAGCACCGCTTCGGCGTCGAACAGCGCGAGGCGCTGCGGCTGAAGGGGCGGCACCCGCACGTGCTCGTGCTCACGGCCACGCCGATCCCGCGCACCGTCGCGATGACCGTGTTCGGCGACCTCGACGTGAGCACCATCCGGCAGCTGCCCGCCGGCCGCGCAGGCATCGAGACCCACCTCGTGCCGCTGGCCGAGCGCCCGACGTGGCGCGCCCGCGTCTGGGAGCGGCTCGCGGAGGAACTCGCCCAGGGGCGGCAGGGCTTCGTCGTGTGCCCGGCCATCGAGGCGAAGCTCGTCGAGGACGACGGTGGAGCCGACGCGGCGCCCGACGCGGGCGGCCCCGTGGCATCCGTCGCCTCGGTGCTCGCCGAGCTCACCGCGCTCCCGGCCCTCTCGGGCGCGCGCATCGCACCGTTGCACGGCCGCATGGCGGCCGACGAGAAGGACGAGGTCATGCGCGCGTTCGCCGCGGGCGACCTCGACGTGCTGGTCGCCACGACCGTCATCGAGGTCGGCGTCGACGTCCCCAACGCGAGCACCATGGTCGTCGTCGACGCGGATCGGTTCGGCGTCTCGCAGCTGCACCAGCTCCGCGGCCGCGTCGGCCGGGGCAGCGTCCCGGGGCTGTGCCTGCTCGTCTCGGCGGCCGAGCCCGGCACGGTCGCCCGCGAGCGGCTCGAGGCCGTCGCGGCGACCGGCGACGGATTCGAGCTCGCGCGCGTCGACCTCGAACTGCGCCAGGAGGGCGACGTGCTCGGGGCCATGCAGTCCGGCGGGCGGTCCTCGCTGAAACTGCTCCGCGTCGCGCGCGACGGCGAGGTCATCGCCGACGCGCGCGAGGCCGCCGCCGGGCTCCTGGCCGACGACCCGAAGCTCGCCGCGCACCCCGCGCTCGCCGACGCGGTGCGCCGCCGCCTCGACGACGAGACGAGCGAGTTCCTGAGCAGGGGCTGA
- a CDS encoding tetratricopeptide repeat protein — MEDSTDALHADPSHRDSEQRAIDRMWDFGDPMASEARFRAAAADEALDAHARAVMATQLARAIAIQGRVDEAHAALDALEAERHESGAQDAAELRARIALERGRIAASAERADEAVPELTRAVREAAVSGSTFLVLDALHMLALNDAGHEEEWAAEGFDILDGVRDPRLRRWGVALHNNLGWTKHDGGDALAALHHFRKAVEAADAYGTAGQQHVARWAVGRALRTLGRTDEALELQRELALARPDDPYVRAELDALASPTTEAEPTIEA, encoded by the coding sequence GTGGAAGACTCGACCGACGCCCTGCACGCCGATCCGTCCCACCGGGACTCGGAGCAACGGGCCATCGACCGCATGTGGGACTTCGGCGATCCGATGGCGAGCGAGGCGCGATTCCGCGCCGCCGCGGCCGACGAGGCCCTCGACGCCCACGCACGGGCGGTGATGGCGACCCAGCTCGCCCGGGCGATCGCGATCCAGGGCCGAGTGGACGAGGCGCACGCCGCGCTCGACGCGCTCGAGGCCGAGCGGCACGAGTCCGGGGCACAGGACGCCGCCGAACTGCGGGCGCGCATCGCACTCGAGCGGGGCCGCATCGCGGCGTCCGCCGAACGGGCCGACGAGGCGGTCCCGGAACTGACCCGGGCGGTGCGCGAAGCGGCGGTCTCCGGCTCGACGTTCCTCGTGCTCGACGCCCTGCACATGCTCGCGCTCAACGACGCCGGCCATGAGGAGGAGTGGGCAGCGGAGGGCTTCGACATCCTCGACGGGGTGCGCGATCCGCGGCTGCGGCGGTGGGGCGTGGCGCTGCACAACAACCTCGGCTGGACCAAGCACGACGGCGGCGACGCGCTCGCCGCGCTGCACCACTTCCGCAAGGCCGTCGAGGCCGCCGATGCCTACGGCACCGCGGGGCAGCAGCACGTCGCGCGCTGGGCCGTCGGCCGCGCGCTGCGCACGCTCGGCCGCACCGACGAGGCGCTGGAGCTGCAGCGCGAACTCGCACTGGCGCGCCCCGACGACCCGTACGTGCGCGCCGAACTCGACGCGCTCGCCTCGCCGACGACGGAGGCCGAGCCTACGATCGAGGCATGA
- the rsmD gene encoding 16S rRNA (guanine(966)-N(2))-methyltransferase RsmD has product MTRIIAGFAGSLTLAVPRSGTRPTSDRVREAIFSALDARDAIEGAVVLDLYAGSGALGLEAGSRGAAEVVLVERARPAAEVCRRNAAALAKAARGGTTPRVRVEPRSVAAYLEAAAPGVDLAFVDPPYDLGEADLARDLALLAPLLRPDAIVVVERSSRSPEPEWPAGIVPERRRDYGETTLWWAAADPTDQPAMPSQPE; this is encoded by the coding sequence ATGACGCGCATCATCGCCGGCTTCGCCGGGTCCCTCACGCTCGCGGTGCCGAGATCCGGCACCCGCCCCACGAGCGACCGGGTGCGCGAGGCGATCTTCTCCGCGCTCGACGCGCGCGACGCGATCGAGGGCGCGGTCGTCCTCGACCTCTACGCCGGATCGGGGGCACTCGGCCTCGAGGCCGGGAGCCGCGGCGCCGCCGAGGTCGTCCTCGTGGAGCGGGCCAGGCCCGCCGCGGAGGTGTGCCGGCGCAACGCCGCAGCGCTCGCGAAGGCGGCCCGCGGGGGCACGACGCCCCGCGTGCGGGTCGAGCCGCGGAGCGTCGCCGCCTACCTCGAGGCCGCCGCGCCCGGCGTCGACCTCGCCTTCGTCGACCCGCCCTACGACCTCGGCGAAGCCGACCTCGCGCGCGACCTCGCGCTGCTCGCCCCCCTCCTCCGACCCGACGCGATCGTCGTCGTCGAACGCAGCAGCCGCTCCCCCGAACCGGAGTGGCCCGCGGGCATCGTCCCCGAACGTCGACGCGACTACGGCGAGACGACGCTGTGGTGGGCCGCGGCCGACCCGACGGATCAGCCGGCGATGCCGTCCCAGCCCGAATAG
- the thiL gene encoding thiamine-phosphate kinase: MDQPARESSPTIGDLGETAVLGRILPRLEDGRAALVGAGDDAAVVAAADGRFVVTTDLMVHGPDFRLAWSSPHDLGWKAAATNLTDVAAMGARPTALVVAIAAPPSMPVSVLEGIADGLRDGLAALAPGAGVVGGDLSASSVLTIAVTAFGDLEGRAPVLRSGARPGDVLAHAGARGDAARGLALLFAQARDAAGEPDPELAEALRARHPHLVGAQLAPSPPVAAGVLAARAGATAMLDVSDGLARDARRLAEASGVALDFHGSAFGDDPMTALAGAEDHGLLATFPAGAVPPEPFQVVGSVVAGGGGAAVRAGLLTLDGEPVDTGGWDPYSGWDGIAG; this comes from the coding sequence ATGGATCAGCCTGCACGCGAGTCGTCCCCGACGATCGGCGACCTCGGCGAGACGGCCGTGCTGGGGCGGATCCTGCCGCGGCTCGAAGACGGCCGGGCGGCGCTCGTGGGAGCCGGGGACGATGCTGCGGTCGTGGCGGCTGCCGACGGCCGGTTCGTCGTCACGACCGACCTGATGGTGCACGGGCCCGACTTCCGGCTCGCGTGGTCGAGCCCGCACGACCTCGGTTGGAAGGCCGCGGCGACGAACCTGACCGACGTCGCCGCGATGGGCGCCCGCCCGACGGCGCTCGTCGTCGCGATCGCGGCCCCGCCGTCGATGCCGGTTTCGGTGCTCGAGGGCATCGCGGACGGGCTCCGGGACGGGCTCGCCGCGCTCGCACCGGGCGCGGGCGTCGTCGGCGGCGACCTGTCGGCGTCGAGCGTGCTGACGATCGCGGTGACCGCATTCGGCGACCTGGAGGGGCGGGCACCCGTGCTCCGGTCGGGTGCGCGCCCGGGCGACGTGCTCGCGCACGCGGGGGCGCGCGGCGATGCCGCGCGCGGTCTCGCGCTGCTGTTCGCGCAGGCGAGGGATGCCGCGGGCGAGCCCGACCCCGAGCTGGCGGAGGCGCTGCGCGCGCGGCACCCCCACCTGGTCGGGGCGCAGTTGGCGCCGAGTCCGCCGGTTGCGGCGGGGGTGCTCGCGGCGAGGGCGGGCGCGACGGCGATGCTGGATGTCAGCGACGGGCTCGCGCGGGACGCGCGACGACTCGCCGAGGCGAGCGGAGTCGCGCTCGACTTCCACGGGTCGGCGTTCGGCGACGACCCGATGACCGCGCTCGCCGGAGCCGAGGACCACGGGCTGCTCGCGACCTTCCCCGCAGGGGCGGTGCCGCCGGAGCCGTTCCAGGTGGTCGGCTCCGTCGTCGCGGGAGGCGGCGGCGCTGCCGTGCGCGCGGGCCTGCTCACGCTCGACGGCGAGCCGGTCGACACCGGCGGGTGGGACCCCTATTCGGGCTGGGACGGCATCGCCGGCTGA
- a CDS encoding DUF3515 family protein: MSAPRSGRPPRRLARLGSAVAVLAALPLLAACSQPVPFDPAPDAADPDCAAVVVRLPDQAAGLDARATSAQGTGAWGSPASVLLRCGVEPPGPTTLRCVSVDEVDWIIDESDAPTYRFTTYGRTPAVEVVVDNDVVSGSSAITDLSAAVAAIPAEGGCTDLTDLGGLDEG, translated from the coding sequence ATGTCCGCTCCCCGCTCCGGTCGCCCCCCGCGCCGCCTCGCCCGACTGGGCTCGGCGGTCGCCGTCCTCGCCGCCCTCCCGCTGCTCGCCGCCTGCAGCCAGCCCGTGCCGTTCGATCCGGCACCGGATGCCGCCGACCCCGACTGCGCCGCCGTCGTCGTGCGCCTGCCGGACCAAGCCGCCGGCCTCGACGCCCGCGCCACGAGTGCGCAGGGCACCGGCGCATGGGGGTCCCCCGCGAGCGTGCTGCTGCGTTGCGGGGTCGAGCCGCCCGGCCCGACGACGCTGCGCTGCGTGAGCGTCGACGAGGTCGACTGGATCATCGACGAGTCCGACGCGCCCACCTACCGGTTCACGACCTACGGGCGCACGCCCGCAGTCGAGGTCGTCGTCGACAACGACGTCGTGTCGGGGTCGAGCGCCATCACCGACCTGTCGGCCGCGGTCGCGGCGATCCCCGCAGAGGGCGGGTGCACCGACCTGACCGACCTCGGCGGACTCGACGAGGGCTGA